The Hymenobacter sp. DG01 genome has a segment encoding these proteins:
- a CDS encoding nuclear transport factor 2 family protein → MKADNKTILEQANAAISTGNNEGFLAHCTEDTQWTFVGEQTLRGKEAVRAWMVTAYEKPPVFQARQFIAEGDFVTALGTITLPDKDGQATEYAYCDVWRFRDGKMAELTAFVIKP, encoded by the coding sequence ATGAAGGCAGATAACAAAACGATACTGGAACAGGCCAATGCCGCCATCAGCACCGGCAACAATGAGGGCTTTTTAGCCCACTGCACCGAGGATACACAGTGGACTTTTGTAGGCGAGCAGACGTTGCGGGGGAAGGAGGCGGTTCGGGCCTGGATGGTCACCGCCTATGAGAAGCCACCCGTATTTCAGGCCCGGCAGTTTATTGCCGAGGGTGACTTTGTAACGGCCCTCGGTACGATTACGCTGCCCGACAAAGATGGCCAGGCCACGGAGTATGCCTACTGCGACGTCTGGCGTTTCCGCGACGGCAAAATGGCCGAGCTAACGGCCTTTGTCATTAAGCCTTAA